TGTCCAAAGACTGACTTTGCTACCTGGAGGATATATAACTTTTAACAAGTGGCTTAACATCTCTGGCATGCCATTCTTTCATtggcagtgttttcttttttgggctTAAAGAAATCAGTATATAATTCcacaataatagttggagatgttaacaccaccaccacccaccagcAAGTGAGATTaggatttgattttaaaaatcagtaaaaacagggcagcccaggtggctcagtggtttagcgccgccttcagcccagggtgtgatcctggagatccaggatcgagtcccacatcgggctccctgcatggagcctgcttctcccctgcctgtgcctctgcctctctctctgtgtgtctctcatgaatagataaataaaaaaatctttaaaaaaaaatcagtaaaaacagaagtgaaaaatatatgaaCCACCTTAACCTCATATCTGTTGAGCATGACAGCCTAAAACTATGTATTCTTTCAAGCATACATGGTACATTCACCAAGATAGGCCTTATGTCAGGTCATAAAACaagtttaataaatgtaaaaagaatgaCATAATTCACAATGGagttaaactagaaatcagcaaCAAGAAGAtaccaaggaaagaaaacaactatttggaaaataaattatgcACGTGTTAATAATCCaccagaaatcatttttaaaataagaatacatattAACTGAATGATAATGTAAATTATGGGGACAGCTAAAGCATTGTTTCAAGAAACTTTATAAAGTcttatattaaaaaggaagaaaggtatAAAATCTGTGAAGTATGTCTATACTTTGAGAGCTAAAGGAAATAAGAGTAAATTTgaatagaaagagaaggaaagaaagaagaaagataacaGATACTAATCACgtagaaatcaaaaacagaagaaattttttGTACAAGCCAGGCAATGATTCTGTACATAACAAGAAAACTACGATATCCTGAATATGgctgttgaattaaaaaaaaaaatagacaaaagcagaaaaagcccaaatttttaatttgaggaagaaaaagattagTACTACAGATGTTTAGAAAATAAAGGCTAGTTAGAGAACATTATTAATAACCTTAAGTTTTAATACTAATGTCATCTGTTGACCTCAGGTCATCAAATTCTACAACTTAAGTTAAAAGtgtaaattcctttaaaaaaatacaacttgggatccctgggtggcgcagcggtttagcgcctgcctttggcccagggcgcgatcctggagacccgggatcgaatcccacatcgggctcccagtgcatggagcctgctcctccctctgcctgtgtctctgcctctctctctctctgtgtgactatcataaataaataaaaataaaaaaaaaaagaaaacaaaaaaaaaaaaaaatacaacttacaTAACTCAcccaaaatgagacagaaaatctgaatagccctatatctttaaataaatttaattcacagtttacaaacacacacactggaaAAATTCCAAGCCAAGATGAATTCATTGGTTTCATCacttaaaagagaaataacaccaaatttatacaaatatttttaaaaataaaagagaaaatttctcAAGTTATTTATGAGACCAGCATAACTCTACCACCAAAACCtgacaagaaaatatttaaaaaaaaaaaaaagaaaagaaaatcacaggcaAACATCactcataaacatagatgcaaaaatcctcaataaaacatttaaatcaaATGCAGGAATGCATATAAGAGATAATAGATCATGACCAAATGGGGTTTATGTCAGGAAAGCAAGGTTGTGctaacattcaaaaatcagaggtaatagggcacctgggtggtccacacagttaagcatctgagtcttgattacagctcaggtcatgccctgcattggactctgtgttgggcatggagcctgcctaagattctatcccctccctctgcccttctcctgctcacttgcattctctctctctctctctctctctctctctctctctgtctctctctcacacacacacacactacttttctctctctctccccactgaatggggaggcttatgtggggctccatcccaggaccctgagatcatgacttgagccaagacgcttaactgcctgagccaccatAGGAGTGCCTGCTATGctacatagtttttatttttttatttttttttcaaatttttatttatttatgatagtcacagagagagagagaggaggcagagacacaggcagagggagaagcaggctccatgcaccgggaaccctgacatgggattcgatcccgggtatccgggatcgcgccctgggccaaaggcaggcgccaaaccgctgcgccacccagggatccctgctacatactttttaaaaacagtttttatttactttgaagtGATTCCAGAAGAAAATACCTGACAATAAGGAGATTATCAGCCTGCTGATTTGGAATTCAGAGACTTATATGCATTTATGATCTctaaagagaagcagagggatgcACACAAAGAACAAAGGCTTAGAAATcaggcagacctgggtttgaactcAGGTTGTGTGACTTTGATCAAAATAGAGATCTCCCTAAGATTCAGCTTCTTCTATTCAACTGGAGACTCATACCCACCTCACCAGTcccttgtttatttataaatattattctcaGAAATGATATCAAGACTGATTGTCTTCAGTGATATGACATTGCTATCTCAATTAGATAATTGAGATGAAAAGAGAGATATCACAACCACTTTTACACCTGAAACACTAATGACTTCCAGAAATTCAATTGCCCAAAGGTTTATTGAGCTTTACTATATGTCACTTAAAGCAAGATATAAAGATAAGTACAATCCAGGCCACATTCTCAAGAGAGTGACAGTTGGGGATGAGAAGGGGAATAAGCACTGATATACACATAGCAAAGGCTTTAAAGGACCTTGAGTGCTGTGGGAATTCAAAACACAGGAAAAGGACATATCTGAATAGGATCATTATGGAAGCTTCCTAAAGGTAGCAGCATTTCAGATGGGCATTGGAAGGTAGGTAAGATGTTAACAGGAAGAGATAAGAAACCTATTTTACATGGAAGTCACAAGTCAATGTTCAAGACACAGTGAGGTCTATAAAAGTGTCTTCAAAAACACATAAGAACATTAAGAGAGGGCCATGCCTTGAGGGTATTGCATGTGAAGCAGGAGTTCATGGTTGATACAGAAAGCAACGAGGAGTCACTGAAGATTTTTGAGggtaaaagaaagataaaataagagaatTACTTCCAAGTGATTAATCTGGAAGTATATATGGGGGATAATCTTGTGCTGTGAATGAGGGTCAGTGTTTGGTTACAACTTAGGGGCACATTACCATGACCTTGGGTGTAGGACTCAAAAAAGAGGACTAAAACATCATATGACAAACGGAAGATTCAAGGGCAGTTAAACCATTCATCAACAGGCAGTCCCTCTATGAAGACTGGGAAGGAGTGGGGGGCTCATGGATGAAGAATGACAAGGTAATACGGTGGTATAGGAGAGCAGAGTAGAGAGGTGGATTGTGGGAATGGCCGAGAAGCACAAGGAGTCAGGAGGCTGAAGACTGAGAAAACTGATGGGCCAAACAGCTAAAGGcacaaggaggaaaaacaagagaTAAGGAAGGACAGGCATATGTGAACAGAAGAGATTATTAGACACCAAATTTTTAATAATCTgcagaaaataaaactcaggCCTACAAGTAGGTATCGTTGTTTACTGCTTTCAAGTCACTTAAAATCTCCCAATGttccatttgattctttgaaaatgtgACTCTAATGCTAATGTGAACTGATCTGAATCTGCTGGCAAGAGTCAGAATGCCTTCTGCTCTGTGGACAGAAAGCTTCTAGGTCAACTGGTCAGCCCAGAACCCACTAGGCAAATTTTTGGTATATCAAGTTAATAGAATTTCCAAGCATTTTGGTGACTTctacttctctccttcccttcttcctccccaaatTCAAAGTTTCAGGCACTTCCAAACCAAACAACTGATCCCCAAGGCAACCTTCCTCTTCCACCAACCTCTTCATTTTTCCCAGAAAGACCCTAGTTTTCTGGAAGAGTTCATTTTCTCAAAACCAGccaagctgggatccctgggtggcgcagcggtttggcgcctgcctttggcccagggcgcgatcctggagacccgggatcgaatcccacatcgggctcccggtgcatggagcctgcttctccctctgcctgtgtctctgcgcctctctctctctgtgactatcataaataaataaaaattaaaaaaaaaaaaaaaaaaaaaaaaaaccagccaaGCTGCCTCAAGGTCACTGTCAAATGTGGAAATGCAGCATCAGAAGACCCCTAGACCTCATTCGAGAGGCTCCCTCAATCCTGTCCAATCTCGCaaaggtgaggaaactgaaatttaaaggTAAAAGGCCCAATGCCAGCCTGTCAATTAAAGGTAGACACAGAGTGAGATGTCACTGCCCCAACTTCCCATCCCTCACTCCTCCTATTTCTCCTAATTAAATCATCTATTTCCCCAGATCACTGTCCTCCCCATCAGTCTTCTCATGGCATTTTTCATGTCAGCATTCCTGAAGGAGTAAATGATGGGGTTTAAGAGAGGTGTGACCACTGTGTAAAACACAGCAACTATCTTGTCTGCAGGGAGGGTGACACAGGGCCTCATGTAGACAAAGGAACAGGGTATGAAGAACAGACTCACAACTGCAATGTGAGAGGCGCAGGTGGACAGAGCCTTGCGCCGACCTTCTGAGGTCTGTGTCCTCAGGGAGTACAGGATGACCACGTAGGAAGCAAGCAGCCCCATGAAGCTGACCACTGAAATGGAGCCACCATTGGCGATGATCAGCACACCAATGAGGAAGGTGTCTGAGCAGACCAGCTTCAATACAGGATGGACATCACAGAAGTAGTGGTCAAGGACCTTGAGGCCACAGAAGGGCAAGCTGGAAAATGAGGAATGTCTGCCCAACAGAATGCAGCAAGCCCCCACTCCATGCTGCACCCACCAGGAGGCCACACACACGCCGGTTCATGATGACGGTATAGTGCaggggcttgcagatggccacatagcggtcataggccatcactgTCAGGAGAAAGATCTCAGTACCAccaaagaaatggaggaaaaatatctGTGTGATGCAGCCCTTGAGGGAAATGGTTTGCCTTTCAATAAAAGAGTCAAGGATGAGCTTGGGGGCTGTGACAGAGCAGTAACAGATCTCCACAAAGGACAGGAAGCtgaggaagaaatacatggggGAGGTGAGCCCTTTGCTGGCCATCACCGTCACCACAATAAGGCCGTTACCCAGCACAATGGCCATGTACATGAGGAGAAACAGCACAGAAACAGTCTTCTGCACCTCCCTGTTGGGGGAAAATCCCAAGAGAATGATTTCAGTCACATTGCTTGGAGTCGCCATGTTCTAAAGCGCAGGAGCTGAATGGACTGGAACCAAGAACTTGAAGAGCTCTCCTTCAATAAGTAGACACATCCCTCTAGGCCATGGAAGACAATTGTCATCCTTTCCCTCTTGAGTCCCCTCTCAGCCTTGGGCTTCTCCAAAACATGTTCTCCTTGAAACAAGTGGACAAAACAATAATCATCAAATGTCTGGTTTCATTCCTAAAATAGGATTGAGTTTGTAATAATGTAGTAAGTGCGTTCTCTAATGCAGGCACCTGCAGTAGGTAATGAATACTCACAAAGAAATGACAGGATATTTTCAACATAAGAACATTGAGCCTCAGAGATCCAGTTACTATGTCAGGGCCTCACAGCTCATACCTGAACGGTGCTCTGAATCCTTCAAGACTCAGACGCTTCCATCATACCTTAAGCTCCTGAAATGGGCCTGGTTGTATAATTTAGATTTCAGATCAGTCTTGTCTTACACCTTCATGCAGAACGAATGTCTTACAGTGAATGCTAGACCTCCTCAGTCTCATTCATCTTGCAACCTATAAACCAACTAGGCTCCCtagcagacatttttaaaaagcggGAATAGCAAAGGACAGTTATCAATTCTGACCACTGTCcataaaggaagggagagatggaaaAGGAGATGTGAGTCACTTGCTTGCTGATTGCCTCAATGTCTAAACAACATCTGATTAGACAGACCTGGCCAATGTCTAAGGAACGATTCAAAAATCACGATAAGTCCCCCTTCCTTAACAGCCTACTGTTCCCCAGATGTCCCAGCATGCTAACTGGGGGCCTCAGAACATAGAAGGTCTAAGAAGGGAAAGAGGCTGAGGTGGGTGCAGGATGGCCTCTTGAAGCAAAGTCAGGCTAGAGAGACCCCAACAGGCACTGCAGAGGTCTCTGAACACTGAAGAGGGTGACCAGGCACAGAGGATCCATAATCACAGCCTCCCCAGAGTGAGATAAGCCTTGCCAACAAACACAAAGGACCCCACAGTGGATATTCCCACACTTGACAGCCAGCTTGCAATATAGGCCAGCCCTCCACGGGGGGAGAGCAGCCGTGGCACTGTGACCTGGTGACAAGAACCCTGAGTTTGGAGTCAGAGGACCTGGACCTGCCTACCAGCTGTGTGACACTGAACAAATCCAAAAATCCCTGCAAGCCTGTCATTTTCATCAGGCAAACAAAAATCATGTCTTTCCATGGTGCTGTGTTGAGAACTGAATGACCTTACAAGTTTCTAAGCAAATTATAACTGTGTAAGATTAAAATTGATAAGAGTATCAGAATTGAGGATGCTTTAACTCTGCTAGACACTGTTAGTACAGTGTGTGCTGGGGACAAAGTAGAGGCTCCTACTTCACTAGGCAGTCCTGACACCCACCTTTGTTTGTGTGGTCTTGCAGCATTCTGGGCTCTGAGTTAAGCACCTTACAACAGGCCTACAAACAGTGGGCTCCAAAATGAAACGGGACTGAATATGCTCAGCAACATGCTAGCCCGCCACAAAACAGGAAATACTGCGtgagtccatttatatgaggtcCCTAGGGTGGTAAGTTCATAGACGCAGAAGGGAGAACAGTGGAGCCACGGATGTGGAGTTAATGGATGCAGAGCTTCAGTTCCGGCCAATGAAAGTTCTCGGATTGAAGGTGGCCATGGGTGCACCTGAATACCACGGAACTGCCCCTTAAAAATGGTTTAGGTAGTAAATTTGTATGTTCTGCTGTTTCACCACTATTCATTAATTAATCAGATTCAAATGATTCACATTCCTCCATCTCCATACCCACCTCCAAGCACAATGGTTGAAACTTGACAACTTTGTTTCCCACCCACGTTAGCTTCTGTCTTCTGCCTATTAGGGAGCCTGGTGAGTTTCAGAGGATTTGGAATAACTGAGTTGGAGATACTCTGACACTTACTGTAGAAAACCCACTCCACATTATGGGGTAAGGCAAGACAGATATGACACCGTTGTTAGGCAATCACCGTAAGTCACTCTCCAGGAGCAAGAGGGATGGTGGAAGcatttacattttggaaaacacaTACCTCAGTTCAAACatcagctgtgtggccttgggcaagtgactcaacctctctgagcctgtttccttatctacaaaatcaGCATAAGACTATTCTCTCACAGTTGGgcccttccctgacctcccacAGTCTCTTCCATGTCCCACCTGACCCACCCTCCATTGGCCAATATTTCACCCTCAGATGTTTATGCACAGAGCAGGAATCATAGATGGGCATGTTTCACCCCGGTGGCAAAGATGGCTCTATTACTAGGCAAATAATCTCTGTGAAATTAGATTTGAAGGTACATGCTGTGTGTTTCCATCATTGCTTTTGATTTCAAGTATCAGAGAGTTCCTCACAGATGATTGGTAAGCACAACTTTAgatttcagattttcaaaaaaatagcagtgtttttctttccaaagttaTTGAAGGTAACAGAGCAAGATGCATATACAGTGTAACCATCAAACTTTGCTCTTAAATGTTAAAGTTTTTAAGTCTTTACAATGgatgaaaaggaaattaacattttcaaaactctgagtaaacatggaaaatatggggcaactgggtggctcagcagttgagcatctgcctctggctcaggttgtgatcccggggtcctaggatggagtcccacatcaggctccccacagggagcctgcttctcctctgcctatgtctctgcctctctctgtgtgtctcttatgaatgaatctaatctttaaaaaaaaaaaaaggaaatggaaaacatttgagAGGTAATTTCACAAAGAGATCATCAGAGTGGTAAACCACCAACAGTGCAGTGACATGTCACCTTGGGGACATTAATTCTGACTCTTTAACTGGCAGGTCCAAGGATGAGACTCAAAAGGTAAGTATGTGTTCCTCTCAAACAGCAAGTAACTGCACACTTCCAGGTTTTGTGGtgaagaaaacctaaacaggGATGCACTTAGAGAAGTCTAAACACAGTGGCCCAAATAAACAACCTCTGTGTACATTTTTCAAATCTTCACAACAAACTGCCCTACCTTATGATTTCTCACTACACCTTTCCTGACGTGGAACTCCTCATTCTGTGGATTCTGACAAATAATACTGCTCTGACCCGCCTTTTCCATCATCCTCTTCTTGCACTTTTCCTCCAGTGATGTCTCTCACCAGAGGAGTCGCGCAGGGCTTCTCCTGCCAGTTCCCTCACAGCGCCATCACAAGCTGCTAGAATTGGAAAGAAGCTCATGAATTCCCCCTCCCACAGAAGGGGGAATCTGAGCCCAGAACCACATGGCTGGTCGGACAGAGGCTGGACTAGACCAGGCTCCAGGGCTTCAGGCCCAACACCTGCTTCACTCTTCTCTCCTCCACCGGCTCCTCCCCTGCTGCCCACGCACAGCTGGCTTCCAGAACAGGAGTGGGAGTCACAGAGATAGGAGATTCTTGTTTGTAGCACAGGAAAAGCAGAGCTGAagagcaaaatatcaaaatatttgccagcaagaaaatgaacaataatgTGGGCTGGCTCAGTTCTCCACTATCCTAATGTTATAGGTGTAATTTCCATGCAGATAGCCTGAGCCTCTCCCAGGTCTGGAGAGGGTGTTTCTGGAGTGGGCCAAACTGGGCTGCCAGGGCAAGAAGCCTGTGCATGCCAGACATGCCTTGGTGACTTGAGATCTTGGCTCCAGCACTTTGCCATCAAGGGTTGTATTGTTCTCTAGCAGTTTCACATGCCCCTGTCACATCTCTCCAACGTGATAGTGTAAGCTTCAAAAATTTTTGAAGTGTCTCTTATTGCCATTGTCACATCTTCCTCAGAGCTGGGAACTCAGATGTTAATATGAGTTTTTTATTTGATACCTGAATCCTCCATCTGCTACTATTTCAAAAACAAGGTATCACTGTGAGTGTCTTGTAAACAGCACAGAGGCTAAAGGAAATGTAGGGATAtatagtataaaaaataataataataaggtctctttttgaaaataattccaAAACATGCCTCCATAGAGATTAAGTGAATGAACCCACCTTGAATATTGTTTGTTGCCTtgattcttaattttatcttctgaatCTTTTGTAGTCAGAAGACTGACTCACTTCCATTAGTCACTCCAGGAAAATGTATTTGCTTCACTAACAACCTCTACAGATAAActgataagagaaataaaaggtctGTGTTagggtaccttggtggctcagtcagttaattgccttcagctcaggtcatgatctcagggtcctgagatcaagtcccacattgggcttccctactcagtggggaatcatcttctccctccccattcttgtgctctctgtctctctctgtctctctctctctctctctctcaaataaataaaatctttaaaaaaataattttaaaaaggagtatgTTAGCGTTCATTGATCTAAAACTTGGAAATCTTGATTCAGGAGGTCCTCAGCAAAATGTATGCTTCTGTATAGCCTAATCTCCATCCAGGCTCAAATGAGACTAATGCCTACATTTCTACAAGAGAAGGCCAGATGTTAGAATATCTTAAGCCCcttcaatttttcaaaagaatttctcAAAAATGCTTGAGTCAGTAGTTAATTAAAAACTAGCTTTGAAAATGGCTCTGCACTGGCCATGTTACTAGCAGCTCTGGTGAGAATCACCAATACAACTGCTCTCAGCCAAGCTACAGAGTTACTTTCTGGCCCTGTGATTTAAGTAGGCAGGAAAGACTTCAACAGGATAATGTCTAAGGTCTGCCCCATCAGCTGAAAGAGTAAGTAAATCTAAGAAAGTCTCCCCATACACGGATGTGTGTGGAAGCCAGAGTAACACCAGAAATGTGCCAATGTGTGTGTGAAATACTCTGCCTGAGGGTCTGCCCACCCCTGGTAAGGGCTCAGTGAATGAACTGCCTCAGAATCTGTTCCACACATAAAGGTGCCACTAGATTCTGGTCTTCTCCTGTGGACTCACCAGGTGCCATCAATGCCACCACCTCCATGTGCCTCCAGCACTTCATAACTTTCTCACTAAGAAAGTCACAGGGGAATGGAACAGAGCCAGTCTACT
The Canis lupus familiaris isolate Mischka breed German Shepherd chromosome 18, alternate assembly UU_Cfam_GSD_1.0, whole genome shotgun sequence genome window above contains:
- the LOC483612 gene encoding LOW QUALITY PROTEIN: olfactory receptor 4X1 (The sequence of the model RefSeq protein was modified relative to this genomic sequence to represent the inferred CDS: deleted 1 base in 1 codon); its protein translation is MATPSNVTEIILLGFSPNREVQKTVSVLFLLMYMAIVLGNGLIVVTVMASKGLTSPMYFFLSFLSFVEICYCSVTAPKLILDSFIERQTISLKGCITQIFFLHFFGGTEIFLLTVMAYDRYVAICKPLHYTVIMNRRVCGLLVGAAWSGGLLHSVGQTFLIFSLPFCGLKVLDHYFCDVHPVLKLVCSDTFLIGVLIIANGGSISVVSFMGLLASYVVILYSLRTQTSEGRRKALSTCASHIAVVSLFFIPCSFVYMRPCVTLPADKIVAVFYTVVTPLLNPIIYSFRNADMKNAMRRLMGRTVIWGNR